ACTCCGACGGCGGAGGAAACGTCCTCGTCAAGAAGATCCAGGCCGAACCGACGCTGCCCAACGGGCCGCTGCGCTGGATCGCCAGCGGCAAGATGATCCTGAATAATAAAGGGAAGCCGGTCAAGCAGTACGAGCCGTACTTCAGTCCGCCGGAGGTCGGCCACCGCTTCGAGGAGCCGCAGGAATCCGGCGTCACGCCGGTGCTGTTCTACGACGCGGTCGGGCGGCAGATGCGCACCGACTCGCCTGATGGCGCGTACACCAGGGCCGAATTCTCGCCCTGGCACGTCGCCGAATATGACGCGAACGACACGGTGCTCGAGCCGGGGAACGCCTGGTACGCGCGCATGAGCGCGTCGGCCGTCGCCGCCGAGCGACGCGCGGCCCAGCTCGCCGCCGGCCACGCCGCCACGCCCGCACTCACGCTGCTGGACAGCCTCGGGCGTACGGCGGTGACGATCGTCCACAACCGGGCGGATGGCGCGGACCAGAAGTACGTCACCTTCATGAAGCTCGACGCCGAGGGCGAGCCGCTGTGGGTGCAGGACGCGCGCGGCAACCGGGTGATGCAGTACGTCACCCCGCCGCTGCCGTCCGGCGCGCACCCGTTCGACGACCCCCAAAACCTCGCCCCGCAGGGCTTCGCTCCGTGCTACGACATCGCGGGAAAGCCGCTGTTCCAGCGCAGCATGGATGCCGGAGATCGGTGGATGCTCCACAACGCGGCGGGCAGCCCCCTTTTCACGTGGAGCAGCCGCGGCTTCCGTTCCCGCATGACCTACGACCCGCTGCACCGGCCGGTCGGCGTCTTCGTGTCCGCGGCCGGCGATACGACCCTGACCGGCGCCCCACGCACCCCGGCGCTGCCGCCCGACCGCGAGGTGCTCGTGCAGCTGCGGGTCTACGGCGAGACACACGACGACGCCAGCTGCAACCTGCGCGGCAGGCCCTACCGGGTTTACGACGGTGCCGGGGTGGCGACCAGCGTGCGCTACGACTTCAAAGGCAACCTGCTCACCAGCGACCGCCGCTTCGCACACGACTACAAGACCATTCCGGACTGGTCAGCGCTCGCCGACCTGACCGACCTGAGCCAGATCGCCGCCGCGGCCGAGCCGCTGCTGGAGTCGGCGTCGCCCCTGACCACCCAGACCGAGTACGACGCGCTGAACCGCCCGACGACGGTGACGACGCCGGACGGCAGCATCTACCGCGCAGCGTTCAACGAGGCCAACTTGATCGAGCGAGTGGAGGTGAACCTTCGCGGCGCGGTGACGGCCACCCCGTTCGTCACCAACATCGACTACAACGCCCGAGGCCAGCGGGTACGCATCGAGTACGGCAGCGGCGCGCGAACCGGCTACGACTACGACCCGTTGACGTTCCGGCTGAACAACCTCCGCACGACACGACCGGCTAGCCCCGACACCACCGCCTCCATACTGTTCAAGAACGCGACGGTGGTGCAGGATCTGCGCTACACCCACGACCCGGTCGGCAACATCACGCGGATCGAGGACGCGGCGCTCAACACCACCGTGCAGGCCGGGGCCGCCTCCGACTACCGCTACGACGCGCGCTACCGGCTGATCGCCGCGAGCGGGCGGGAGCACAGCGGGCAGACCGGCTTCGCACTCAGCCCGAACGGTGCGGGCCTGCGCGATTACCCCTTCGCCGGCGAGCGCGTCCACTCGAACGACCTTCAAGGGCTACGCGGCTACGTCGAGCGCTACCGCTACGACGCGGTCGGCAACATCGTGCAACTGGCCCACCACGCCGGCAGCGACGTCGACCAGCCCGGACAGGCGCTGTGGCAGCGGCACTACCAGTACGCCCTCGACAGCAACCGCCTGCTAGCCACCAGCCTGCCCGGTGACCCCGACAACCTGCCTGGGCACGCGTCGGTGGCCGGCTACAGCGCGAAGTACAGCTACGACGCGCACGGGAACATCGCCGGCATGGCGCACCTGCCGCTGATGCACTGGCACTACAAGGATCAACTGGGCGCCAGCGCGCAGCAGGTTGTCAACGACGGCACACCCGAGACGACCTACTACGTCTACGACGCTGGCGGCGGGCGGGCCCGCAAAGTGACCGAGACTCAGGCGGGCGCGCGTAAGAACGAGCGGCTCTACCTGGGCGGCTACGAGATCTACCGCGAGTATGGTGACGGCGACGTGACGATGGAGCGCCAGACGTTGCACGTGATCGACGGCAAGCAGTCCATCGCCATTGTTGAGACAGCCACCACACCGGCCGGTACGCCTGCCATCCGCTACCAGCTGAGCAATCACCTCGGCTCGGCCAGTGGAGAACTCGACCAGGACGGCGCGCTGGTCGGCTACGAGGAGTTCCATCCCTACGGCACAACGGCATTCCAGGCCGCGCGCAGCGCCGCCGAGGTCAGCCTCAAGCGCTACCGCTACACCGGCAAGGAGCGCGACGATGAGACGGGCCTCAGCTACCACAGGGCGCGCTACTACGCGCCCTGGCTAGGCCGGTGGGCGAGCGCGGATCCCCTCGGGATCAGAGAAGGAACGAATGTCTATTCCTACGCTTCGTCCAATCCTGCGAATTTCCACGATCGGGCCGGTCAATCGTCCGAGGCGGAACTCTCCAAGAGCGCTGCCGCGTTTGCCCAAAAGTTGGAAGCGTCCAATGAAAGAATCACCAACGTTGGCGAATCGTTCGTGCGACATACCAAGGAGTATCAGGAGGCGTGGCAAGCGGCGCATGGGCCACAGCGGACAGAAGGAGAAATCCAGCAGGTGGAAGCGGGCTGGGAACGTCTTCGCACGGCGACACGGAGACTGCAAACAGACGAAGCGGATCTCACAGCCGCCCTGTCAGAGCGAAAGGCACTGGCAGCAGAGGCGAAGTCTCTTGAATCTCGTGTTCTGAAGAACCTGCAGGCCAACTGGGACATCGAGAAGGCAGCGTACGACCAGTTATCTGGCTGCGAGGCTCGCGCGGGCATGAGGCCGCCCATTGGGGAGAGTAGGGGTGGTCGGTTTGCTCCGCCAGGACCGACCTCGCCTCGACCGACGGAGGTCCCGCCAATGCATGTGGCTCGCGCCGGACGCGAGTCACTTGCGGCGACGCAACAGGGTGAGGCCGTGCTGGCTCAGGCCGTGCGCAAGACCGTTGGAGCCGCGGAGGGCGGCTACAACTTGCGCGGGGTAGTCAAGGTTCTCTCCGAGGCCGAGGGGATGGACGAAGCGGCCGCAGGCGGACGCTCTGGCCGGCTCGGCCGTGTTCTCAAGGTCGGTGGCACAGTCCTGTTCCTCGCAGACCTCGCTACGAGCGGCGCGAACGATGCCGGTGTGTGGGATGTATTTTCCGCACCCGCTCGGCTTGGCATCGAGGCGTATCAGGAAGGCAAGGCCGCCGCCAAAGAGGCCATCAAAGCCTGGTTCAGCATCGGACCACGGCTCAACCTGGAATTGGACCGAAATACGAGGCGGTAGTCGGTCGGAACGCAGCGGTCGTCTTGTGAGTTCCAGCTGTGTCTACTGGGGACAGGCCGTAGAAGGGCCGGAGCTTGTAGTGGGGGAAATCGGCGGGCAGCGCATCCCACTGGCAGCCCGTCCGGTCGAGGTGGCGGATCGCGTCCACCACGTCCCGGCGGGGGTAGGTGATCGGCCGGCCGCGTCCGGTCCCGGCCGGCACGTGCGGGGCCAGGACGGCCCATTCGGCATCCGTGGTGTCGGACGGGTAATGCCGTGGCCGGGCGGTCGGCAGGTGATCGGCGAGGCTGGCCGGGGCGGTAGATGCGGCGACACCGGCGACAAGGTATACAGACAGGGTTGGGCCTTCGGTCGTGCTGGTTTAGTCGCCTTTGCTCGTACCGAAGGCCCTTCCCCATGTCACGCCGCCACGCCGGACATGCGAGATCATCGATCTCAACCGGGCCCCAGCGGCCGCCTCAACCCCTTATTTACCAGGCTCTTAGCTTGTCGTTTAACCTCCCGGCCCGATTAGCTGCGGATTCGGCCGGGGATCGTTTTGTGCATTGTGGACAGTAAGCGGCCTTGGCGTGATCATGGATGTTGCTGAGACATCGCGTGGTCCAAGAGCGCCGTCCGCGTCATCCTCACCAACCCCCGCTACACCGGACGGCAGGTCTGGAAAAAACAACGCACCGACGAGGTCCTACTCGACGTCGACGACGTCGCGCTCGGTCCAGGGCTCCGGCAAGGTAGTCATATGCCGGACTTCAGGTGAGTCCGAGGAGTTGTAGCGGTCGGTAGGGGTTTCGGCTGTTGCGGCGGAGGGCTTGGGCGATGGTGGTGATGCCGGCGAGGCGGAGCAGGCTGATCGCGGTGTTGCGCAGGGTGGCCATTGCGCGGGGTGCGTTGCGGGTGCGCAGGCGGCTGGCGTCTTCGCCGTAGGTGGTGTCGCGGATGTGGTGCAGGGTTTCGATGGCCCAGTGTCCGCGTAGCCCGTCGGCCAGGTCGGCGGGGTTGGCCTGGGCGGCGGTCAGGTTGGTGATGGCGTAGACGGTGACGGTGGACCAGCGGCCGGTGCTCAGGTTGAGTCGGCGGCGGCGGATCCGCAGGGCTTGGACGGCGTGTGGGAAGTCCAGGGCGAGCGGCCCGGTGCAGGTGACCGCTTGTAGACGGCGGATGTCGTAGCGGCCGTGGCCGCGTTCGCCGGTCTCGTCTTGGACCGGGACCTTCGTCCAGGGCAGGGCTTTGAGCTGCCGATACAGACGCGGCTGGTTCTTCTTCACGGTGAACAGGTAGCCGGCGTGCTTGGTCTCGGCGAGCCAGCGGGCATGCTCGCGTTGGGTGTGTAACGCATCAGCGGTGACGAGCGCCGCGCTCAGGTCGAGGGCGGCCAGCAGCGGCTGGAAGCGGGTGATCTCATTGGTCTTGCCGGCCACGTCGACTTGGGCGAGGACCGCCCCGGTGCGTTGGTCCAGCACGGCCAGCAGGTGCACCTGCGCTCCGGCCGGTCCGCTGCCCCGCAGGGTTTTGCCGTCCACGCTGTACACACGCCGCCCGGTCGGGGTTCCTGCCGCCGGCCCGGAGGCGATGAGCCACCGGCCGACCGCGTCGTCCAGGGCGTCGGCGTCGACGCCAGCCAGGATCCGCCGGAATGTGGACTCGTCCGGCGCCCGATACACCCCGGTGAGCGGGTCTCGGAACACGCCCAACTCGGCGAGGACCTGCTGCGGGACGTCGCCGGCCCATTCGGCGACGGCCGCCGCGGACCGGGCGCCGGTCAACACCGCCGCGACCGCGGCGGCCAGGACCCCGGGCAGCGCATGGACGACACCGCGAGGGTCTCGCCGGTCCGGCACCTGCCTCAACGCCGTGACCAAGCTCGTCCGGCCGCCTGTCAACGGCTCGTCCAAGCGGTCCGCGTGCACGGCCAACACGTCAATCAGCGATGATGTTCCCAACGGGCGCGGTCCTCTTTGATCTTCCCAGCTTCGACACCTGGATGATCATCGAAAGGCCGCGCCTGTCCTCATACCGTGATGATCAGGAGCGTCTGCACTCAAACGGCCAGACCGGTCATATCGCTACCTTGCCGGAGCCCTGGCGCTCGGTCACACCGGAGTCATGCGCTGGAACCCGCCAGACAAGTGGGTGATCTCCAAGGAGATCACCCATCCACTCATCATCGATGATCCAACCTTCGAACAGGCTCAGACGCTGCTCAAACGACACCGGCTGGGCCTGGACATCCCGCAACGGCAACGCCCCGCCCGTAACGCGTACGTCTTCCGTGGCCTGATTTACTGCGCCGCTTGCCAGCGCCGGATGCAAGGCCAGTACAACCACGGCGCCGCCTACTACCGCTGCCGCTTCCCCCAGGAATACGCCCTCGCCAACGAAGTCTCGCATCCCCGCAACGTCTACCTCCGTGAGGACGCCCTCACCGACCCACTCGACACATGGCTCGCTACCGCGTTCGATCCCGACCGCCTTGAAAAGACGATCACCGTGATGGCAGATGCCCAGTTGGGGAAGCGGGCCTCCCCCGCCATCGCCGCCGCTCGCACGACCATCGCCGAGTGCGACGCGAAACTTGAGCGCTACCGGGCAGCCCTCGACGCCGGAGCCGACCCCTCGGTCGTCAGCAGTTGGATAGCACAGACGCAGGCCGAACGAACACGGGCCGAAACCGATCTGCACACGCCGGACTCCGCCGCACCACGCCGGATGACCCAGGAAGAGATCACCACGCTGGTCCAAGCACTCGGGCACATCGTCACAGTGCTCCACGATGCGGACCCCGCCGACAAGGCCGAGGTCTACCGACAGCTCGGCCTGCGGCTGACATACCATCCGCAAACGCAAACGGTGCACGCTAAAGCTGATCTCAGCGCGCACCGTGGGCCTATGGGTCGTGTCCGAGGGGCGACACGGACCGAAGCCCCACCGCCGATTACTATCGGCAAGACTTTGCGGCTCAGCCGACTCTAGCTACTCGGTGACCTCTTCGGGGGCCGCCGGAGCGCTCGCGCCGGCGGCCTGGAATGCGTCCGCAGTTGCCGGCCCGCAGGCCGTAACTCCGGCAAGGCTCGCGGTGGCCACCGCGGCGGGAACGAGGCCCATGCGCCCGATGCGGGTGCGCGGTCGGCCAGTCGGGGTGTGCTCTGCACGCTGGTTGCCCTCCCCCTGGTCAGTCGCCGCGACGGTACCGATCAAATAAGGGCTCGTGGGGGCATCTGGTCGGTAGGCCCGTCGGTACCCCGCCCGCGCCCGCCGTCCCCGACCGGAACCCACCACGGGGCACCGCCCCGGTCCGCCCCGCCGTATCCTGCGCCGGTTCCGTACCTCTGCCCGATTACGACCCGTCCCCGCTCCCACCCCCGCGCATACGCGACGCTGGCGCCCCTCAGGGTGGTGGCTGGGTTCGCGGCCACACTGCTGCTCGCCGGCTGCGGGATCCTCGCCGGGTCCCGCCCCGCCGCCGCGCTGCGGTTCCAGATCGCGGCCGACACGGGGGACGGGTACATGAACCAGGTGCTCACGATCTTCAACGACGGCCCCCAGGTGCTCGCCCCGACGCTGGAGTTCACGGCGCTGGACGCCGCCCGGACCCCACTCTCGAACGTGGAGGTCGCCACGGTCTACGGCAGTGACCGGGGCCGGCTGGTCGTCCCACCAGCCGGCGGCATCGACGTGCTGGTCTTCACGGGCGGGGCAGCCCAATTGGCAGAGGATGTGGCCGTCTCGGTGCGCACCACGGAGACGGTGAAGGCCCCCGCCGTCGACGTAGACCCGGTCGTCACCCCAGTAGACGAATCCGGCCGCGTGCCCGACCGCAGCAGCCGGTTCACCGCCGTGTCGGTGCGCAACGACGACAGCGACCAAATGAGCGTCCGGCTGGTGTACATCATCTGGACCGAGCCGGAGGGAAACCAGCGGCAGCAGGCCGAGCGGGTGGTACCGGTCGGCGACCTGATCGTCGTACCGCCCAAGCAGACCACTCTGGTTCCGGTGGCCGGGGAGGCGCGGACCGCCGTGGCGGGTGCGGCAGGACTCCTCCCGACCAGTATCAAGGCGTACCTCTCCCGGTAGCCCGCACGTCTCGCGGTCCGGCCGCCGCTTAGGGCATGGACCGACGGTTCCCCGGGCGGTGCTGCGCCGGCTGCTAAGGGACGTCTCGTAACCCCGGTGTCTGTCCGTTGAGGACGGTCGGTCAGGATGCCTGGGTGCAGGTGATCACCGCGGCCCGCCCGGAGTGGATCTTTCCGTTCACGGGGCTGCAGCCCGCCCAGTTCCGCAAGCTGGTCCGCGTGGTCGCCGAGCGTGGCGGTGACGGCATCGCCGATGGCCGGCCGGGCCGGCAGTGGGCCTTGGACCTTCCCGATCGGGTGTTGCTGGTGGCCACCTACTGGCGCACGAACCTGACGATGCGCCAGATCGGGCCGCTGTTCGGGGTGTCGCACTCGGCCGCGCACCGGGTCATCGACACTCTCGGCCCGTTGCTGGCCCTCGCGCCGGTGCTGCGGCGGCCGGTCGAGCAGATCGCCATCGTCGACGGCACCCTGATTCCCACCCGCGATCACCGGCTGGCCGCCCGCAGCAAGAACTACCGGTACTCGACGAACCTGCAGGTCGCCATCGACGCCAGCACCCGCCTGGTCATCGCCGTCGGCGACCCACAGCCGGGCAACCGCAACGACACGATCGTCTACCGCACCAGCGGCATCGAGGAGAAACTCGCCGGGCGGCCGGTGATGGCCGACGGCGGCTACCGCGGCAACCCCGAGGTGATCATCCCGTACCGCAAGCCCGCCGACGGCGGTGACCTGCCGGCCTGGAAAGAAGCCCTCAACGTCGAACACCGGAGGGTCCGTGCAGGGGTCGAACACGCCCTGGCCAGGATGAAGTGCTTCAAGATCCTGCGTGACTACCGCCGCGCCGCTCACACATTGGCCGACGCCGCTTCCGGCATCGCCAACCTCCACAACATCATCCTCGCCGGCTGATCGCCGGTCTGGCGCCGGGCAACACCTTCACCCAGTTACGAGACGTCCCTTAGGCGGCAAGTACGCCGAGCACTTAGGCGAGATGAGAGAGGCGGGCGGAGGGGCTTGGCCCGTCCGGCCGGGGCCTTCCGGCCTCCGGTGTGCAGGCGGTTGGCGTAGACGTACTCACCCACCGCGTTGACGGACGAGCACCACGCCAGCGAGGCGCTGCTGGGCGATGCGGGCACCGGTCTGCAGAAGCCCCTGGCTAGGCCCGCTGTTGGACCTCCGGTGGCACATACCGCCCGTCGTCGAGGCTCCCCCGGTCGGACTGGTCCCGCCGCGGGGCTCCGTGGCCACTGAGCGCTTCGTGCCCGCCGAAGTGGTCACCGAGCAGGAGACCCTGGTCGATGGTTGCCGACGAGATTGGCGCCGGTTACCTGACTGGGTTAAGGCCGCGTCGGAGCGCATCGACTGTTTCGGCGGCCTGGCGCCGGGATACGGCCGCGCCCGTGATGGTGGCCGATCGGTGGAAGGTGCCGGGGAACAGGTGCAGCTCAACCGACACGCCGGCATTCAGCAGGCCGGATGCGTAGGCCAAGCCCTCGTCACGCAGCGGGTCATTCTCGTAAACCGATACGTACGCCGGGGGGAGGCCGGAGAGATCGTCGGCGCGGGCCGGTGCCGCGTAGGGAGGAACGACCCCGTCACGCCCCCCCAGGTAGTGCCGCCAGCTCAGCACCGCATCACCATGGTTCCACAGCGGGGTGTCGCCGAACGTACGCATCGAGGTTGTGTCCAGCCGGTCATCAACCTCGGGGGCGTCGAGCAGCTGGAAGCACAGAGGTGGTCCGCCGCGGTCGCGGGTGAGCAGCGTCAGTGCTGCGGCGAGGCCGCCGCCGGCGCTCATGCCGTACACGCCGATCCGTGCGGCATCGACGCCGAGTCCATCGTTTTCGGAGGCGATCCAGCGCAACACGGCCTCACAGTCATGCAGGGCAGCCGGGTACGGATGCTCAGGGGCCAGCCGGTAGCCGACCCCCACGACGACTGCGTGAACTTGGGTGCACAAGTCCATGGCCTGTGCGGTGACCGTCTCCAGGTCGCCCATAACGAATCCGCCGCCATGCAGCAGGAGCAGAGCGGGAAGTGGGCCAGTGACGTTGGGCGGCGTGCAGACCCTGACTGGCACGCAGTTGCCATCCATACCAAGCACCTCGTGGTCGGCAACGATGACCTCGCCCCGTGGGGGCCGTTGCGCGCCCGCAGCGAGCTCCCGCATCCGGGCGCGGGCCCCGGCGAGGTCGTGGATGTGCAGGTCCGGCAGCGTGGGCAGGGCTGCTGCCAGCTCGGGATCCAGGTACACGCTGCGACCCCCTTGCCAACTGGTGACAGCGTCCTCCCGGGCAACCCGGCCCTGCCACTGCCGTTGACGTTCCTGGCGCAGAGAGGGACCAGGCATCGGTCCTCGCGCAGATCGGACTGCTCACGCTGAACCAGCTTCCAGCCCTGAGCCGTGGTCAAGCGTACGTTCTCACCGACGACACCAGCAGGCTGAACCACCTGATCCAGTCACCAGCGCACTGAACGCCCGTCAGTCGCCGTAGACCGCGCTGCCACGCGCTGATCCTTCTTCTCTGCTGGCAATGTACCAAGTAGGCCACGCGCCACGAGCTGTATCCCGGTACGTATTCAGCTTGAGACAGACCGCCGCGGATCTTCGAGCCGTTCTTCACCACCAAGCCGGTCGGCGAGGAACCGGCCTCGGGCTGGACATCTCCTACCGGATCGTCGTCAACAAGCACCACGGGGACATCCGGGTGCAGTCCGAGCCGGGGGGCTGTTGCGTTGCCTGTGTCCGGGGACCGAGGCAGGCTTGACCGGTGAGGCTATCGAGCCGTCGTCGCCCCTGGTTGCCGCCGAAGTCGGCGTTCACCGGATTCCGTTTCCCGTCCGAGGTGATCGTCATCGCGGTCCGCTGGTACCTGCGCTGCAACCTCTCCTACCGAGACGTGGAAGAACTGCTCACCGAACGGCGGTGTCGAGGTCGATCACGTCACCGTGTTTCGGTGGGTACAACGGTTCACCCCGCTGTTGGCCGATGCCGCCCGGTTCGCCCGCCACTCACCGGGTGACCGGGTGGTTCGTCGACGAGACCTACATCAAGGTCAACGGTGTGTGGCGTTACGTCTACCGGGCGGTCGACCAGCACGGGCAGGTGATTGACGTGCTGGTCTCGGCTCGCCGGGGTGCCGTCACGGCCCGGCAATTCTTTCTGCGGGCGCTGCGGGTGCTGAAGGTGAGGGCGAGGCCTACCGAGGTCGTTACCGACGCCGCCCCGGTCTACCCCGCCGTGCTCGATGAACTCGTCCCCTCGGCCTGGCATCATGTCGAGCGGCACGCCAACAATCCGATTGAGGCCGATCACAGCCAGCTCAAACATCGGCTACGACCCATGCGCGGGCTCCGGACCGACCAGACCGCACAGCTGATCATCGCCGGACATGCGTCCATCCAGAATCTGCGCCGCGGACACTACGAACTCGGACTCGACGCATCCCCCGAACTTCGCTGTCGCCACGGCGTTCAGCGAACTCGCCCGGGTGCACTGACCGCAGACCCCGACCCCGGCCTGACGCGTCTCCCGATCAGGCAACGCAACGGCACCCTACAACTCACGCCCAGATGACCGCATCAGCCTGTCATACCCGGGCTGGGTCGCCGAACAGTTCGGCGCTCGATCGACCTTCCTCCTCGGCGGCGGCGTGTCGCTCATCGTAGGTCTCGTGGCCCTCACACTGCTGTTCAAGACTCCCCCTCTCTACCGCGCCAGCCTCGTCCTCATCGCCGCCATCATCTGGCTTCCATGATCGGCAGGACACGCCCTAGCTTGATCTTTAACCTGTGCGGCGTGGCCTCGGGTTATTCGAGTTCTTCGTTTTCTTCGTGTCACCTTTCGGTTTTGTGCTGGTGGCGGCGGTGACGATGTGGACGTCGTGGCGGGCTGCCGGGTGGCGGTTGCGTAGTCCGGGTGGTCGGCCGGGTCCTGGCCGGGAGGGTTTCGGTGCGCAGGCGGGATTGCCGGCTTTGCTGCATAGGTGCCGAAACCCTCGCCGGACGCGGGCGGGCGTGAGTCGCTCGGGCGGGGCTGGGCGTTCCCAGGGCCGACGCAGGTCGGCGACGGCGCCTCGGGCGAGGCGCAGCTGGGTGTAGGCGGCCAACACGAGCCAGGTCCAGCGGTCGGCGGCGTGCGGGTCGCGCAGTTTCGGGCTGGTCCAGCCGAGGGTTTGCTTGAGCATGCGGAAGGTGTGCTCGATGTCGAACCGGCGCAGGAACGCCTGCCAGAGCAGGTCGGTCTCGGCGGTGGTGGCTTCCGGCTGCGACCACCAGAGCCAGACCGGTTTCGCGCTCGCACCCGATGGCAGCCGGTCGACCTGCAGCAGGATGACGGTGCCCTCGATGATCGGCAGCGTTGCGGTGTGGCTGGTCCAGGCGGTGCGATGGGTCAACCGTGGGTGCAGCCGGTTCCATGCCCGGGCGGT
The nucleotide sequence above comes from Micromonospora sp. NBC_00389. Encoded proteins:
- a CDS encoding recombinase family protein — translated: MAWSKSAVRVILTNPRYTGRQVWKKQRTDEVLLDVDDVALGPGLRQGSHMPDFR
- a CDS encoding zinc ribbon domain-containing protein, with the translated sequence MRWNPPDKWVISKEITHPLIIDDPTFEQAQTLLKRHRLGLDIPQRQRPARNAYVFRGLIYCAACQRRMQGQYNHGAAYYRCRFPQEYALANEVSHPRNVYLREDALTDPLDTWLATAFDPDRLEKTITVMADAQLGKRASPAIAAARTTIAECDAKLERYRAALDAGADPSVVSSWIAQTQAERTRAETDLHTPDSAAPRRMTQEEITTLVQALGHIVTVLHDADPADKAEVYRQLGLRLTYHPQTQTVHAKADLSAHRGPMGRVRGATRTEAPPPITIGKTLRLSRL
- a CDS encoding alpha/beta hydrolase; translated protein: MYLDPELAAALPTLPDLHIHDLAGARARMRELAAGAQRPPRGEVIVADHEVLGMDGNCVPVRVCTPPNVTGPLPALLLLHGGGFVMGDLETVTAQAMDLCTQVHAVVVGVGYRLAPEHPYPAALHDCEAVLRWIASENDGLGVDAARIGVYGMSAGGGLAAALTLLTRDRGGPPLCFQLLDAPEVDDRLDTTSMRTFGDTPLWNHGDAVLSWRHYLGGRDGVVPPYAAPARADDLSGLPPAYVSVYENDPLRDEGLAYASGLLNAGVSVELHLFPGTFHRSATITGAAVSRRQAAETVDALRRGLNPVR
- a CDS encoding transposase → MSVYLVAGVAASTAPASLADHLPTARPRHYPSDTTDAEWAVLAPHVPAGTGRGRPITYPRRDVVDAIRHLDRTGCQWDALPADFPHYKLRPFYGLSPVDTAGTHKTTAAFRPTTASYFGPIPG
- a CDS encoding ISAs1 family transposase → MPDRRDPRGVVHALPGVLAAAVAAVLTGARSAAAVAEWAGDVPQQVLAELGVFRDPLTGVYRAPDESTFRRILAGVDADALDDAVGRWLIASGPAAGTPTGRRVYSVDGKTLRGSGPAGAQVHLLAVLDQRTGAVLAQVDVAGKTNEITRFQPLLAALDLSAALVTADALHTQREHARWLAETKHAGYLFTVKKNQPRLYRQLKALPWTKVPVQDETGERGHGRYDIRRLQAVTCTGPLALDFPHAVQALRIRRRRLNLSTGRWSTVTVYAITNLTAAQANPADLADGLRGHWAIETLHHIRDTTYGEDASRLRTRNAPRAMATLRNTAISLLRLAGITTIAQALRRNSRNPYRPLQLLGLT
- a CDS encoding transposase family protein, giving the protein MQVITAARPEWIFPFTGLQPAQFRKLVRVVAERGGDGIADGRPGRQWALDLPDRVLLVATYWRTNLTMRQIGPLFGVSHSAAHRVIDTLGPLLALAPVLRRPVEQIAIVDGTLIPTRDHRLAARSKNYRYSTNLQVAIDASTRLVIAVGDPQPGNRNDTIVYRTSGIEEKLAGRPVMADGGYRGNPEVIIPYRKPADGGDLPAWKEALNVEHRRVRAGVEHALARMKCFKILRDYRRAAHTLADAASGIANLHNIILAG